AGCTTGACGGGCGGCGAGCCTTTGCTGCATAGTGCCTTTTTAGTGCAGTTTCTACCGCAGGTGCAAAAAAGCACAGGATTGCCAATTTACTTAGAAAGCGGCGGACATCGCCCGCAGCAGCTAGCGATGGTGTTACCACATCTGAATTCGGTAGGCATGGATTTCAAGCTACCAAGCGTCAGTGGCGAAAATTATTGGCAAGAACACGCAGAATTTTTGCAGCGTTGCTACAAGTCGGATGTAGAGGTATTTATTAAAGTCATTGTCTCAGCCGCGACTGATGTTGCTGAACTGCATCGGGCTGCGGAATTAGTCGCAGCTGTTGACCCCGAAATTGTCTTATTCCTCCAACCGGTGACGCCATTGGCATCTACTCAACAGCATAGCCAAACAGATTTTGCAGCTCCAACTCCCGCACAGGTTTTAACTTGGCAAGCTGAAATGAAGCGATTGCTCAAGCACGTGCGCGTCGTTCCACAAACGCACAAAATGCTCAATCAGTTATAAACATTATTTAATCGCCGTAAACGACTCCTTGTGAGGCTTTTGTCCGAGCCTTAGCTTTGTTTGCACTGCGTTTGAGGGCTTGTAGTCTTGATTCATATTTTGCTCGTTGGCGCTTGCTGGGGGATTGTTCAATCAATGTTTTCAGCGCGCTGCCTAGGCTCTTGTAGGCGTTGGGAAGAGTGTAGTTGAAGCGAGTTGCCAGCGCGATCGCTTTTTCATCGGCTTCGATTGCTTCTTGTAGTTGCTTTTGCCCATTATTTTTGACGTATAGTCTATAACCAGAGACACCACACAGTCCAAGTGCTAATAGCAGCAACAATCCATCTTGCACCCACAGTTCGCCTACTGCACCACCTAAACCAATCGCCAAGGCTGCCATTTCCCATCCATCTTTAGGAATGGTATCGTTCTGAATGCGGGCAACTTCATGCCAAAATAGCAGATTGCGCTGATCAATTGCTAGTTGATCCCACTTGACTAGATCGATCAGAATTTCTACTTGGTCTCTGCCTATTTCTTCTGTGGTAATCAGTGGAGGGTTAACTTCAGTTGTCCCTTCTACACTAACCCAGCTTTGCAATTCGGGTGGAAGTAAGTTTCTTAAGCGGCGCAGTTCGCTCATTTCTGCTTTAGCAGAGGTTGTTGCGTAGGATGTCATAGACTCGGTGTTATTGCAAATTACAAGTAAAGCTACTATCTCTCATATTGAAGTATACCGTGTCCTTTTATAGTAGCAAGATAATCAATGTGACGGCACGTAGCTTGCATATACCTAAATTCATAATTCAGGACTTTGCGTAGCAGTAACAAGCGCGCACTACGCACGCGACTGCAAAAGCAGACAGGGTTTTACCGGTAACATTCATTCGCTAAACTCTTTATGAACGAAAAATCGTGCCACACCAGTGCAAGATATGAGTAGAAGTCAAACTGGCAAAAGGCGAAACGCGATGGCAATATCGATTGCACACTTAGGTCCCACAGGTACTTATGCAGAACAAGCAGCTTTAGCTTATCTTCGTCAGCTGAAGCACGAAGAACAAACGAGGTTATATCCTTATCCGAGTATTGCTCAAACTTTAAAAGCTGTGGCACGAGGTAAAGCAGATGTTGCCGTTGTTCCTGTTGAAAATTCAATTGAAGGTAGTGTTACTGTTACTCTAGATACGCTTTGGCAGCTCGACCAATTACAAATTCAACTTGCATTAGTTTTACCAATTACTCATGCTTTACTTTCGCACGCGCCAAGTTTAGAAGCTATTGATATAGTCTACTCGCACCCGCAAGCGCTAGCGCAGTGTCAAGGATGGTTAGAGCAGTTTTTACCTGATGTTGAGTTAATTTCAGCTAATTCTACAACCGAGGCGTTGCAGCATCTCAAACCCGAAAGTAGTGCTGGCGCGATATCTTCGTTACGTGCCGCCCAAATTTACAACGTGCCGGTTCTGGCGCGTGCGATCAACGATTATCCCGACAACTGCACGCGGTTTTGGGTAGTAGGTCAGCGTTGTGCAAGTTATGAAGTATCGGCTGTAGAATACACTCACACGTCACTTGCATTTAGTTTGCCTGCTAATGTCCCAGGAGCCTTAGTTAAACCTCTGCAAATTTTCGCTGAGCGTAGCATTAATCTTAGCCGTATTGAATCGCGCCCAACGAAGCGATCGCTTGGTGAATATCTTTTCTTTCTTGATTTAGAAGCCGATGCTAATTCACCGTTAGTACAATCTGCGATCGCCGAGCTTTCTACCTTTACAGAAATTCTCAAGCTCTTTGGTAGCTACAACGTGGTAGAGGTAAAAAGTGATTTTTAGTTGAACGTGTCTTTAAGTACGGTACGCGCTGCTAAATGATTGCGAGTAGAGGTTAATATCTCTGCTTCTCGTTCTAAGCGCGCCGCAGTGTCTTGCATTTCGAGTAAGTTTTGTTGCTCGGCAGCAACGCCATAAAGATTACTTGCGACCCAGTAAGATAGTTCTGTTGGTAAATCAGGGATATCTTTTGGCAGTTCAATATTTTGTTCGGTTAGCTTCGCTGAGAGACGCACAACATCGTGGAGGAGTTGTTCTACTTCTTGTGCTAACGGCTTGAGATCTCTTTGGGGTGGATGATCCTCAATCCACTCAACTAACCCGACTTTGTAAGGCTTTTCTCGAACGTATTCTAAAACGCGAAAGCGTTGCTGTCCCAAGGTTAAAATGTTCATGCGGTCATCGGGTAGCCGCTGGTACTGAATAACTTCGGCACAACAGCCTACTGTCGCGGGTTGATTTTGCACTGGATCCCACAACAGTACACCAAATCGGCGATCGCTCTCAAGAATCGTGTTCATCATGATCCGGTAGCGAAATTCAAAGATATGTAGAGGTAGAGGTCTACCGGGGAAGAGAACCACTTCAGGTAAAGGAAATAGGGACAGTTCTCGAACCGCAATTTTAGAAGAGGATGCCATGTTCGCTCAGTAAAAACGGTAACTGCGCAATATATACCTACTTTAACCTATTTGTTAAGCAAAATTATTAATCAAGGACATTAATTGGTAGTGGGTAATTGGTAATGTCGATTTCATAACCAATTACCAACTTCTCCGTGCTACTTAATGCTCAATTTAATC
This region of Chroococcidiopsis sp. TS-821 genomic DNA includes:
- the pheA gene encoding prephenate dehydratase, yielding MAISIAHLGPTGTYAEQAALAYLRQLKHEEQTRLYPYPSIAQTLKAVARGKADVAVVPVENSIEGSVTVTLDTLWQLDQLQIQLALVLPITHALLSHAPSLEAIDIVYSHPQALAQCQGWLEQFLPDVELISANSTTEALQHLKPESSAGAISSLRAAQIYNVPVLARAINDYPDNCTRFWVVGQRCASYEVSAVEYTHTSLAFSLPANVPGALVKPLQIFAERSINLSRIESRPTKRSLGEYLFFLDLEADANSPLVQSAIAELSTFTEILKLFGSYNVVEVKSDF
- a CDS encoding 7-carboxy-7-deazaguanine synthase QueE, whose translation is MSVITTAETTTARLIEVFSAIQGEGLNVGTRQIFIRFALCDLRCHFCDSAHTWSVPRTYRVERSPGLRDFETYDNPVALDLLLQWVQRLNTPGLHDSISLTGGEPLLHSAFLVQFLPQVQKSTGLPIYLESGGHRPQQLAMVLPHLNSVGMDFKLPSVSGENYWQEHAEFLQRCYKSDVEVFIKVIVSAATDVAELHRAAELVAAVDPEIVLFLQPVTPLASTQQHSQTDFAAPTPAQVLTWQAEMKRLLKHVRVVPQTHKMLNQL
- a CDS encoding LON peptidase substrate-binding domain-containing protein codes for the protein MASSSKIAVRELSLFPLPEVVLFPGRPLPLHIFEFRYRIMMNTILESDRRFGVLLWDPVQNQPATVGCCAEVIQYQRLPDDRMNILTLGQQRFRVLEYVREKPYKVGLVEWIEDHPPQRDLKPLAQEVEQLLHDVVRLSAKLTEQNIELPKDIPDLPTELSYWVASNLYGVAAEQQNLLEMQDTAARLEREAEILTSTRNHLAARTVLKDTFN
- a CDS encoding DUF3318 domain-containing protein, translating into MTSYATTSAKAEMSELRRLRNLLPPELQSWVSVEGTTEVNPPLITTEEIGRDQVEILIDLVKWDQLAIDQRNLLFWHEVARIQNDTIPKDGWEMAALAIGLGGAVGELWVQDGLLLLLALGLCGVSGYRLYVKNNGQKQLQEAIEADEKAIALATRFNYTLPNAYKSLGSALKTLIEQSPSKRQRAKYESRLQALKRSANKAKARTKASQGVVYGD